In a single window of the Methylophaga frappieri genome:
- a CDS encoding ATP-binding protein: MNNLDWHTIDAAVWRPNRQKLKAVSRPDPIRLQQLIGIDEQKASLIANTERFLHGDSSNHALLWGSRGTGKSSLIKALLNAFAADGLRMLQIDKEELAWLPDILDDLEDRPFKFIIFCDDLSFEEQDVSYKPLKSMLEGGLELPPEHVRIYATSNRRHLMPERQSDNQLSKVVDGEVHYTDSLEDKLALSDRFGLWLSFYPPGWDTYFAMVDSLFSASNLDKQQLHEAARLFAMSRASHNGRTAKQFFQHYQTGL, from the coding sequence ATGAACAACTTGGATTGGCACACAATTGATGCGGCAGTCTGGCGCCCCAACCGGCAAAAACTAAAAGCGGTCAGCAGACCGGATCCAATTCGCCTGCAGCAGCTGATTGGCATCGATGAACAAAAAGCCAGTCTGATAGCCAATACAGAACGATTTTTGCATGGTGACAGCAGCAATCATGCGTTACTTTGGGGAAGTCGTGGCACCGGCAAGTCTTCATTGATTAAAGCATTACTGAATGCGTTTGCGGCTGATGGACTGCGCATGTTGCAGATAGACAAAGAAGAGTTGGCATGGCTACCTGATATTCTGGATGATCTGGAAGATCGGCCCTTTAAATTCATTATTTTTTGTGATGACTTGTCTTTTGAAGAGCAAGACGTCAGTTATAAACCTCTAAAAAGCATGCTTGAGGGCGGGCTGGAGTTACCGCCAGAGCACGTCCGGATTTATGCGACCTCGAATCGTCGCCACTTGATGCCGGAGCGTCAATCTGACAACCAGTTAAGTAAAGTCGTCGATGGCGAAGTGCACTATACCGACAGCCTTGAAGATAAACTGGCACTTTCGGATCGATTCGGCTTATGGCTGTCTTTTTATCCACCGGGTTGGGATACCTATTTTGCGATGGTTGACAGCCTGTTTTCGGCATCGAACCTTGATAAGCAGCAGCTACACGAGGCTGCCCGGCTATTTGCAATGAGTCGTGCCAGTCATAATGGCCGAACGGCCAAACAGTTTTTTCAACATTATCAAACTGGGCTGTAA
- the pnp gene encoding polyribonucleotide nucleotidyltransferase translates to MNSVKKTVQFGEHLLSLETGKIARQAGGAVMASLGETAVLVTVVGKKNVNPGQDFFPLTVNYQERTYAAGKIPGGFFKREGRPSEKETLTSRLIDRPLRPLFPKGFINEVQVIATVVAIDPAIDPDIPAMIGASAALAISGIPFNGPLGAARVGYINGQYVLNPSKSQLTESELDLVVAGTETAVLMVESEAQELPEEVMLGSVMFGHQQMQSAINLVRDLQQEVSKAAWEWQAEAKDDRLYNAVKEAAYAGIGQAYTVSDKLLRQDQLAEVRQTAVDALVSEDGEWNEEEVKAIFGKLEKELVRGRIIAGEPRIDGRDTKTVRPVFVETSVLPRVHGSALFTRGETQAIVVATLGAERDAQMIDAVEGEYRDRFMLHYNFPPYCVGETGFVGSPKRREIGHGKLAKRGIQAVMPTAEAFPYVVRVVSEITESNGSSSMASVCGTSLALMDAGVPIKAPVAGIAMGLIKEPDAYAVITDILGDEDHLGDMDFKVAGTEKGVTALQMDIKIEGINEEIMRTALAQARDGRLHILDKMNAVISTHRQEMSEHAPRIITTKVHADKIRDVIGKGGATIRAITEETGATIDIQDDGTVMIFSSDYNAGQDALHRIEQITADVEVGKIYQGRVAKLMDFGAFVTILPGKDGLVHISQISNERVENVSDKLSEGDMIEVKVLEVDRQGRIRLSMKAVHDDASAES, encoded by the coding sequence GTGAATTCAGTGAAAAAGACAGTACAGTTCGGGGAGCATTTGCTCAGTCTTGAAACAGGCAAAATTGCTCGTCAGGCAGGTGGTGCCGTGATGGCAAGCCTGGGTGAAACCGCTGTTCTGGTAACTGTGGTCGGCAAGAAAAATGTCAATCCAGGACAAGATTTCTTCCCGCTCACCGTGAACTATCAGGAGCGTACCTACGCAGCCGGTAAGATTCCGGGTGGTTTTTTCAAACGCGAAGGCCGTCCTAGTGAAAAAGAAACACTGACTTCACGTTTGATCGATCGGCCTTTACGTCCTTTATTCCCAAAAGGTTTTATCAATGAGGTTCAGGTGATTGCAACGGTCGTTGCCATCGATCCGGCTATCGATCCGGATATTCCGGCAATGATCGGTGCCTCTGCGGCTTTGGCGATTTCCGGTATCCCGTTTAATGGTCCTCTGGGTGCGGCCCGCGTTGGTTACATCAATGGTCAATATGTGTTGAACCCAAGTAAAAGTCAGCTCACTGAAAGCGAATTGGATCTGGTAGTTGCCGGTACCGAAACTGCCGTGCTGATGGTTGAGTCCGAAGCCCAAGAGTTGCCTGAAGAGGTGATGCTAGGTTCAGTGATGTTTGGTCATCAACAAATGCAGTCAGCTATTAATCTGGTGCGTGATTTGCAACAAGAAGTTAGTAAAGCGGCGTGGGAATGGCAAGCAGAAGCGAAAGACGATCGTCTTTACAATGCTGTCAAAGAAGCCGCTTACGCGGGTATTGGTCAAGCTTACACTGTCAGTGACAAGTTGTTACGCCAGGATCAGCTTGCCGAAGTTCGGCAAACTGCGGTCGATGCCTTAGTCAGCGAAGATGGTGAATGGAACGAAGAAGAAGTTAAAGCCATTTTTGGCAAGCTGGAAAAAGAATTAGTCCGGGGTCGTATTATTGCTGGCGAGCCACGTATTGATGGCCGTGATACTAAAACAGTTCGACCTGTATTTGTTGAAACCAGTGTGTTGCCACGTGTTCATGGTTCGGCCTTATTTACCCGTGGTGAGACGCAAGCCATTGTAGTCGCAACACTGGGCGCTGAACGCGATGCCCAAATGATTGATGCCGTTGAAGGGGAGTACCGGGATCGCTTTATGCTGCATTACAACTTCCCGCCATACTGCGTTGGTGAAACTGGTTTTGTCGGCAGCCCAAAGCGTCGCGAAATTGGACATGGCAAATTGGCCAAACGCGGTATTCAGGCGGTGATGCCAACTGCTGAAGCATTCCCATACGTTGTCCGGGTTGTTTCTGAAATCACCGAATCAAATGGATCCAGTTCGATGGCCTCGGTATGCGGTACTTCTTTGGCACTGATGGATGCTGGCGTGCCGATTAAAGCACCGGTAGCGGGGATTGCTATGGGTCTGATTAAAGAGCCGGATGCCTATGCTGTTATCACTGATATTCTCGGTGATGAAGATCACCTGGGTGATATGGACTTTAAAGTCGCGGGAACTGAAAAAGGCGTCACTGCGCTGCAAATGGATATCAAGATAGAAGGTATCAATGAAGAAATCATGCGCACGGCTTTAGCGCAGGCGCGTGATGGACGGTTGCACATTCTGGACAAAATGAATGCAGTGATCAGCACTCACCGCCAGGAAATGTCTGAACATGCACCACGCATCATTACCACGAAAGTCCATGCTGACAAGATTCGTGATGTGATCGGTAAAGGCGGTGCAACAATTCGAGCGATCACGGAAGAAACCGGCGCCACCATTGATATTCAAGATGATGGTACCGTAATGATTTTCTCTTCTGACTATAATGCCGGGCAGGATGCATTGCATCGTATTGAGCAAATTACCGCTGACGTTGAAGTTGGTAAGATTTATCAAGGTCGCGTTGCCAAACTGATGGATTTTGGTGCGTTTGTGACGATTCTGCCGGGTAAAGATGGTCTGGTGCATATTTCACAGATTTCTAACGAGCGGGTTGAAAATGTCAGTGACAAACTGTCAGAAGGCGACATGATTGAAGTTAAAGTACTGGAAGTAGACCGTCAGGGTCGTATTCGCCTGAGTATGAAGGCAGTCCATGATGATGCCTCGGCAGAAAGCTGA
- the rpsO gene encoding 30S ribosomal protein S15 has protein sequence MSITATQKKEIISKYGRGEGDTGSAEVQIALLTARITNLSDHFKTNTQDHHSRQGLLKMVSSRRKMLDYLKKTDITRYRGLIADLGLRR, from the coding sequence ATGTCAATTACAGCGACACAGAAAAAAGAAATTATCAGCAAGTATGGCCGCGGTGAAGGCGATACCGGTTCTGCGGAAGTACAAATTGCTTTGCTGACAGCACGTATCACAAACCTGTCTGATCATTTCAAAACCAATACTCAGGATCATCATTCACGTCAAGGCCTGCTGAAAATGGTCAGCAGTCGCCGCAAGATGCTCGATTATCTGAAAAAAACCGACATCACGCGTTATCGTGGTCTGATCGCGGACTTGGGTCTGCGTCGCTGA
- the truB gene encoding tRNA pseudouridine(55) synthase TruB, protein MARRKKGQAITGLVIVDKPSGVTSNHVLQSVKRLFNAQKAGHTGTLDPLASGVLPICLGEATKLSTYLLDADKQYEVTCKLGLATDTGDSQGQIIDRRPVPNFDLARLTQIVTQFIGIQQQIPPMFSALKHQGQPLYKLAREGITIKRESRQITIYNLQIGEFDATQFSLRVDCSKGTYIRTLVQDIAAELGSCGHVTYLRRTKAAGFTLADSVALPELAASEKEVVRNQYLKPALSALPEWPVLKLTEQQTNQLYFGQPVQLAQETSSESLRLLDAAQNFIGLGRCDETGLLTVKRLFVRDIDAGALADQTESR, encoded by the coding sequence ATGGCTCGACGAAAAAAAGGGCAGGCGATTACCGGTCTGGTGATTGTCGATAAACCATCTGGCGTCACATCGAATCACGTTTTACAGTCCGTTAAACGCTTGTTCAATGCGCAAAAAGCCGGCCATACCGGGACATTGGATCCCCTTGCTTCAGGGGTGTTGCCAATTTGTTTGGGGGAGGCAACGAAGTTATCCACGTATTTGCTTGATGCGGACAAACAATACGAGGTTACCTGTAAACTGGGTCTTGCCACCGATACCGGAGATAGTCAAGGACAAATTATTGACAGGCGTCCCGTGCCGAATTTCGATCTGGCAAGACTGACGCAGATAGTGACGCAGTTTATAGGCATTCAACAGCAAATACCGCCTATGTTTTCTGCCTTGAAACATCAAGGTCAGCCACTCTACAAACTGGCCAGAGAAGGCATCACAATCAAGCGTGAGAGTCGTCAGATTACCATCTACAATCTGCAAATAGGTGAGTTTGATGCCACGCAATTCAGTCTGCGGGTAGACTGCAGCAAAGGCACATATATTCGGACATTGGTTCAGGATATTGCAGCCGAATTAGGGAGTTGTGGCCATGTCACTTACTTACGACGAACCAAAGCCGCCGGGTTTACACTCGCTGATAGTGTGGCCTTGCCTGAATTAGCTGCATCCGAAAAAGAAGTGGTACGAAATCAATATCTCAAGCCAGCCTTATCGGCATTACCAGAATGGCCAGTATTAAAGTTGACCGAACAACAGACCAACCAGCTTTATTTCGGCCAACCCGTACAATTAGCACAAGAGACGTCTAGTGAGAGTTTACGATTATTAGATGCAGCACAAAATTTTATTGGTCTTGGCCGTTGTGATGAAACTGGATTACTGACCGTCAAACGGTTATTTGTTCGTGATATCGACGCAGGTGCGCTTGCTGATCAAACGGAAAGCCGGTAA
- the rbfA gene encoding 30S ribosome-binding factor RbfA, whose amino-acid sequence MAREFSRTSRIGEVMQRELAQLIQHDLADPRVSLVTVSHVDVTADLKYARIYVTRFNGFDSDAAADECLQGLQNAAGFLRRQLAKRVKLRVMPELQFRYDKSLEHGFYMDELISKANADQHKPDDENE is encoded by the coding sequence ATGGCGCGCGAATTTAGTCGGACAAGTCGTATTGGCGAAGTTATGCAACGTGAGTTGGCTCAACTCATTCAGCATGACCTCGCCGATCCGCGCGTCAGTTTAGTGACCGTATCACATGTGGATGTGACGGCTGATTTAAAGTATGCACGTATTTATGTCACCCGATTTAATGGCTTTGACTCAGATGCGGCCGCGGATGAGTGCTTACAAGGTTTGCAAAATGCGGCTGGTTTTTTGCGTCGTCAACTTGCCAAACGGGTTAAGTTACGGGTTATGCCCGAACTCCAATTTCGATACGACAAATCCCTGGAACATGGGTTTTATATGGACGAGCTGATCAGCAAAGCAAATGCCGATCAGCATAAGCCCGACGACGAAAACGAATAA
- the infB gene encoding translation initiation factor IF-2 translates to MSDIKVKDLADTIRVSPEKLVEQLNEAGISVSKADELITEEQKQTLLQFLQQRHGVADGKDASPRKITLKRKSVSEIKLGGGSSRSGGKSVSVEVRKKRTYVKRTPDEAAATELLNQQQAQQHAEELAKQEQLRQQEVARKQQEEVDRQKEAEAESAAVAAAIEAEKQASEEARLAAEEEQKALAEEAKSQTAKKANTEKTEPKLSASQLAHKKLEEADAKRRAANLARVEAEKALEAKRKAREEEEALEKAREEARQATVDAQAKEQKTDRKDTDTRHGKDKPARKGRHDRDDDFERKELHVREGKAGRRKKKKAAAPQKTPVLETEHGFSKPTAPVVKEVSVPETISVGDLAQRLSVKSGELIKSLMGLGTMATINQVLDQDTAVIVVEEMGHIAKPVQENQVELALEVSEEQVGEAVVRAPVVTVMGHVDHGKTSLLDYIRRTKVTSGEAGGITQHIGAYKVETSRGEVAFLDTPGHAAFTEMRSRGAKVTDIVVLVVAADDGVMPQTIEAIQHAKAAQSTLIVAINKMDKPEANPDRVKQELSNHEVIPEDWGGDVQFVPVSALTGEGVDDLLEAISLQAEVMELKAPVKGPAIGTVVEARLDKGRGTVITALVQRGTLNKGDIVVVGQEFGRVRALFNESGQQLDTAGPSTPVEILGLSGTPAAGDELQVAPDDRTAREIATFRQTKAREAKIARQQAAKLDEMFNKMEEGDVKTLNLVIKGDVHGSVEAVSQGLQKLSTEQVKVRVVGSGVGGINETDAQLAAASEAILIGFNVRADNAARKVISEKGLDVQYFSIIYDLLDVVTKAMTGMLEPVYKDEIIGLARVDDVFRSPKFGDIAGCLVLEGVVKRSNPIRVLRDNVVIFEGELESLRRFKDDVNEVNAGTECGIGVRNYKDVKPGDQIEVFERVLMKPTL, encoded by the coding sequence ATGAGCGATATAAAGGTTAAAGACCTCGCCGATACAATTCGTGTCTCACCAGAAAAACTGGTTGAACAGCTTAATGAAGCGGGCATTTCGGTCAGTAAAGCAGATGAGTTGATTACCGAAGAGCAAAAGCAGACGTTATTACAGTTTTTGCAGCAACGTCATGGCGTTGCGGATGGTAAAGATGCCTCGCCGCGCAAGATTACCCTGAAGCGTAAATCAGTCAGTGAAATCAAGCTGGGTGGCGGTTCTTCTCGTTCAGGCGGAAAAAGTGTCAGTGTTGAAGTGCGCAAAAAACGGACCTATGTCAAACGCACACCTGACGAAGCCGCTGCGACAGAGCTATTAAATCAGCAACAAGCGCAACAACATGCTGAAGAACTGGCAAAACAAGAACAATTACGCCAGCAAGAAGTAGCGAGAAAACAGCAAGAAGAAGTTGACCGCCAGAAAGAAGCTGAAGCAGAATCTGCGGCGGTTGCTGCGGCAATTGAAGCTGAAAAACAAGCTTCTGAGGAAGCACGGCTGGCAGCTGAGGAAGAGCAAAAAGCTCTGGCAGAAGAAGCAAAGTCGCAAACTGCCAAAAAAGCCAATACTGAAAAAACTGAGCCAAAACTATCGGCATCACAGCTGGCACATAAAAAATTAGAAGAGGCGGATGCCAAGCGTCGGGCAGCAAATCTGGCTCGGGTAGAAGCAGAAAAAGCGCTGGAAGCCAAACGCAAGGCCAGAGAAGAAGAGGAAGCACTGGAAAAAGCCCGTGAAGAAGCACGTCAGGCGACGGTCGATGCTCAGGCCAAAGAGCAGAAAACTGATCGCAAAGATACCGACACTCGTCATGGTAAAGACAAACCTGCACGTAAAGGGCGCCATGATCGTGATGATGACTTTGAACGCAAAGAGCTTCACGTTCGTGAAGGCAAAGCGGGTCGCCGGAAGAAGAAAAAAGCGGCAGCTCCACAAAAAACACCGGTATTGGAAACAGAACACGGGTTTTCTAAGCCCACTGCGCCGGTTGTGAAGGAAGTCAGCGTTCCAGAAACGATTAGTGTCGGAGATTTAGCACAACGACTTTCTGTCAAATCAGGTGAGTTAATCAAGTCATTAATGGGGCTAGGTACGATGGCCACCATCAATCAGGTTCTGGATCAGGACACGGCTGTTATTGTCGTTGAAGAAATGGGCCATATCGCCAAACCCGTTCAAGAAAATCAGGTCGAGTTGGCACTGGAGGTTTCTGAGGAACAGGTTGGTGAAGCGGTGGTCAGAGCGCCTGTAGTGACCGTGATGGGCCATGTCGATCATGGTAAAACCTCACTTCTGGACTATATTCGCCGTACTAAAGTGACTTCAGGTGAAGCCGGCGGCATCACCCAGCATATTGGGGCCTATAAAGTCGAAACCAGCCGAGGAGAAGTGGCTTTCCTAGATACACCGGGACACGCCGCCTTTACAGAAATGCGTTCTCGGGGGGCAAAAGTTACCGACATCGTTGTGTTAGTTGTGGCTGCAGACGATGGGGTGATGCCACAAACTATCGAAGCGATTCAACATGCAAAAGCGGCACAATCCACATTAATTGTTGCCATTAATAAGATGGATAAACCTGAAGCCAATCCGGATCGGGTTAAGCAGGAATTATCAAATCATGAGGTCATCCCGGAAGATTGGGGTGGTGATGTGCAATTTGTCCCTGTTTCTGCTTTAACCGGTGAGGGTGTTGATGACTTGCTGGAAGCAATTTCACTGCAAGCGGAAGTGATGGAATTGAAAGCGCCCGTGAAAGGGCCGGCTATTGGCACGGTCGTTGAAGCACGCTTGGACAAAGGTCGAGGTACAGTCATTACTGCATTGGTGCAGCGTGGTACCCTCAATAAAGGCGATATTGTGGTGGTTGGCCAAGAGTTTGGTCGGGTTCGTGCCTTGTTTAACGAAAGTGGTCAACAATTAGATACTGCAGGTCCGTCGACACCTGTTGAAATATTAGGCCTATCGGGCACGCCAGCTGCGGGCGATGAACTTCAAGTTGCACCCGATGATCGCACTGCAAGAGAAATTGCGACATTCCGCCAGACAAAAGCGCGTGAAGCAAAAATTGCCAGACAGCAGGCAGCCAAACTCGATGAGATGTTTAACAAGATGGAAGAGGGTGACGTTAAAACACTCAATCTTGTTATTAAAGGGGATGTTCACGGTAGTGTCGAGGCAGTTAGCCAAGGTTTGCAAAAGCTTTCAACTGAACAAGTCAAAGTGCGCGTTGTGGGATCTGGCGTTGGTGGTATCAACGAAACGGATGCACAGTTAGCGGCCGCCTCTGAAGCAATTTTGATTGGTTTTAATGTGCGAGCCGATAACGCCGCTAGAAAGGTCATTTCGGAAAAAGGCTTGGACGTACAATATTTCAGTATCATTTATGATTTGCTAGATGTTGTCACCAAAGCGATGACCGGTATGCTTGAGCCGGTTTATAAAGATGAAATTATTGGTCTTGCACGTGTTGATGATGTATTCCGTTCTCCCAAGTTTGGTGATATCGCTGGTTGCTTGGTATTGGAGGGTGTCGTCAAACGGAGTAATCCGATTCGTGTGCTGCGAGACAATGTGGTTATTTTTGAAGGTGAGCTGGAATCACTCCGCCGCTTTAAAGATGATGTGAATGAAGTGAATGCCGGCACAGAGTGTGGTATCGGCGTCCGCAATTACAAAGACGTCAAACCCGGTGATCAAATTGAAGTCTTTGAACGTGTTTTGATGAAACCAACACTCTAA
- the nusA gene encoding transcription termination factor NusA, producing MNNKEILLVVDAMSNEKGVSKEVIFQAIEAALAMATRKRYEMELDAHVAIDRISGHYETFRQWLVVADEDEEFEGEALQIRLSDATKKQSDISVGDYISEPMESVEFGRIAAQTAKQVIVQKVREAERAQVVDQYREKVGQMILGTVKRVERGNVTLDLGANAEAFLPREEMIPRESFRSGDRIRGFLKEIRPEGRGPQLIVSRIAPQLLIELFRLEVPEISDGLIEIKGAARDPGLRAKIAVLAHESRIDPVGACVGMRGSRVQAVTNELAGERVDIILWDEDPARFAINAMAPAEVLSIVVDEDAHSMDIAVEDEQLSQAIGRNGQNVRLASQLTGWELNVMSSADAEQKAEKEMGALIESFMTDLGVDEDVALILAQEGFSSLEEVAYVPEHEMLDIEEFDAEIVQELRSRARDVLLTRAIADEEEKEVLSPDQPLSALPGVDQTLAEKLAEQNVTTVDDLADQSVDELVEIGGIDAEKAAALIMKARESWFADESTDTGE from the coding sequence ATGAATAACAAAGAAATCTTACTGGTCGTTGATGCGATGTCTAACGAAAAAGGCGTCAGCAAAGAAGTGATCTTTCAAGCAATTGAAGCGGCATTGGCAATGGCGACCCGCAAACGCTATGAAATGGAATTAGATGCCCATGTCGCGATTGACCGTATCTCAGGCCATTATGAAACATTTCGGCAGTGGCTGGTTGTTGCTGATGAGGATGAAGAGTTTGAAGGCGAGGCATTACAAATCCGCCTTTCAGATGCCACAAAAAAACAATCCGATATCAGTGTTGGCGACTATATTTCTGAGCCAATGGAATCAGTTGAGTTTGGTCGAATTGCGGCCCAAACTGCTAAACAGGTAATTGTTCAAAAAGTACGCGAAGCTGAACGTGCCCAAGTAGTCGATCAATATCGCGAAAAAGTCGGCCAAATGATCCTGGGTACAGTTAAGCGCGTCGAACGTGGCAATGTCACTCTCGATTTAGGCGCCAATGCAGAAGCTTTTCTGCCTCGGGAAGAAATGATTCCACGTGAAAGCTTTCGGTCCGGGGATCGCATTCGTGGGTTTTTAAAAGAAATTCGCCCGGAAGGGCGCGGGCCACAACTGATCGTCAGTCGTATTGCGCCGCAATTACTGATCGAATTATTTCGTCTGGAAGTGCCAGAAATCAGTGATGGATTGATTGAAATCAAAGGCGCAGCACGAGACCCTGGTTTGCGTGCAAAAATTGCCGTTTTGGCTCATGAATCCCGAATCGATCCAGTTGGTGCCTGTGTTGGTATGCGCGGTTCGCGGGTACAGGCCGTGACTAATGAGTTAGCTGGGGAGCGGGTGGATATCATTTTATGGGATGAAGATCCTGCCCGATTTGCAATCAATGCCATGGCACCAGCAGAAGTGTTATCGATTGTCGTTGATGAAGATGCACACAGCATGGACATTGCTGTTGAAGATGAGCAGCTATCACAAGCCATTGGTCGTAATGGTCAAAATGTTCGGTTAGCAAGCCAATTAACTGGCTGGGAATTAAACGTCATGTCCTCGGCAGACGCCGAACAAAAAGCAGAAAAAGAAATGGGCGCGCTCATTGAGAGCTTCATGACTGATTTAGGTGTCGATGAAGATGTGGCCCTTATCCTCGCGCAGGAAGGATTTTCTTCTCTTGAAGAGGTTGCCTACGTTCCTGAGCATGAAATGCTGGATATTGAAGAGTTTGATGCCGAAATTGTGCAAGAACTGCGGTCAAGAGCACGTGATGTGTTATTGACCCGTGCCATTGCGGACGAAGAAGAAAAAGAAGTGTTAAGCCCGGATCAACCTCTGTCAGCTTTACCTGGCGTCGATCAGACATTGGCAGAGAAGTTAGCTGAACAAAACGTGACCACGGTAGATGACTTGGCAGATCAATCTGTTGATGAATTAGTTGAAATTGGTGGTATCGATGCAGAAAAAGCGGCAGCGCTTATTATGAAAGCGCGTGAATCCTGGTTTGCCGATGAATCAACTGATACAGGGGAGTAA
- the rimP gene encoding ribosome maturation factor RimP, whose protein sequence is MAITDQVEQLIEASIETLGYELVGVEYLQGGHNPILRIYIDAEQGISIEDCERVSHQVSGVLDVEDPITKAYMLEVSSPGFDRPLFKKKDFVRFAGQMAKISTKLPVNGRRNFTGELQGVEDDEILIEVDGEVFSLPFTRLAKARLLA, encoded by the coding sequence ATGGCCATCACTGATCAAGTTGAGCAATTAATAGAGGCATCTATCGAAACTCTCGGTTATGAACTGGTGGGTGTTGAATATTTGCAAGGTGGGCACAACCCCATTCTGCGAATCTATATTGACGCCGAGCAGGGCATTTCGATTGAGGATTGTGAGCGTGTCAGTCATCAGGTCAGTGGTGTTTTGGACGTCGAAGACCCGATCACTAAAGCCTATATGCTGGAAGTGTCTTCACCTGGATTTGATCGGCCATTGTTTAAGAAGAAGGATTTTGTCCGGTTTGCTGGTCAGATGGCAAAAATCAGTACCAAATTACCGGTAAATGGCCGACGTAATTTTACTGGCGAATTACAAGGTGTAGAAGACGACGAAATATTAATTGAAGTGGATGGAGAAGTTTTTTCTCTGCCATTCACCAGATTGGCTAAGGCGCGGCTATTAGCCTGA